The genomic stretch TCCAGTCGCGTTAAGTTTGGCTAGTTAATGGTTCATGTCATGTCTAAACGAATACCTAAGACCGATTTCGGAAACCAACAGTTCGGGCGGTATCTTGTTTGAACCATCAAATTTTCGGTGGGCGACACCATGTTAGATGATCCAAACGAGGATGGGGGGCGTACTTTTGAATCAATAATTACAAAGGATGCTGAATTGTCCATGACATTTAATCTCGATGGAGCTTGTATTTGGTCCCCCTGCCGAATTTTGACCTTTTGGGGTTTATTACATTCTTCGCGGGACCATTCTACTACTACTACTAGTAGTGTTGCAGAGAAAGAAATCATGGAATAGGACGTCGCGTTAAAGAAGCGGCTTCATTCCCAATTTGTGGAAACGGACCGATGCACATGAGTTTTGTTTCTCAGAGGGAGGGACTTAGTCGACTATTATATGCATTAAACTGCGTCACAACACGTGTTTGTAGCTAAGGAGATGAGCgaaaattcattcaagaacCGTACATCTTCTTCCATGAATTCTCTTTAGCTTCACTTCTTCTATATAAATCCCTCTCTCGACCCTTCAGTTCTTACCGAGCAATACTACCAGTACTCTGATATTGGGGGCTAAGCATTGGAGTCATAATGGTTTTTAAGTCGGTTCTTGTTGCGCTCTTGAGTGCTCTTGTTTGCTCCGCCGGTGTTAGAAAGCTTGAGGGCCAAAGGCCTGATCCTTTTGAGGAAGAGAAGACGTTCTTCCGCAGCCCTAGGTATGGTGTCGGCCTTGGCGGTGGAGGTGGCTTGGGGGGTGGCGCTGGTTTAGGTGGCAGTGCTGGCTTGGGAGGAGGCGCTGGCACCAGGGGTGGTCTCGGGGGAGGCGGTGGGCTTGGGGGAGGTGGTGGAAGAGGAGCGGGCGGCGGGCTTGTCGGTGGAGCTGGTGGAGGGTTTGGAGGAGGGGCAGGGGCAGTTGGTGGGGCAGGCGGCGGCAGGGCTGGAGGAGGATTTGGCGGAGGTGCCGGGGGTGGCGTTGGAGGTGGATTTCCTTGAAGAATTGCTGAAACTAGACCTGCATTACTAAATCTATGCACACTCTGCTAAATAATGCACTCCATGCATAATTGTTTTTCACTGATTCACCATTCACCTGTATGTTTGATTTGATcatcatgaaaagaaaaaaatcatttccacTATAATAAATGAAATACTGAATACTAACCGATATAACTTCACATGCGATCATTCAAACCGAATCTACTCTCGGAAAAACCATTACGTTAtccatgctcatctcgaacacTCTATTGCATTAATCTCGCGTGGATACGAATTGTAGTTTTTGTAGATCCCCAGAGAATCGTGGTTGTTTGGCCTCCGAAAGGTTCTTTGGTAAGACGTTCACTTAATGCACAAACTTGCTTAAAAATCAATATCAAAAAGTTGTACGCATTAATTTCCCTAAGGAGGAAGGTATCCCGTGCTCCCATTTCAAAGGAAAAGTACATATTCTTTAACTCAAAACCTAAGCCGAACCTCATCAGCAAAAAAGTCCTGATGCTATATCAAGGGCCAGAGTCCACAGAGTCTAAGGGccaattgatttctcaaatccCTTTAACTGTCTCTCCGAGAAGATGATTCACCTCTTATTTGGCCTTGCATTCTTGGAGATGGCTTTGGTAGTTGTCCTTCTCTTTAAAACTCCTCTGAGGATGCTGTTGATGCTGGGGCTGGACCGTTTGAAGCGGGGAAGAGGGCGGCTCGTTGCGGGGACCGTGGCGATGACCATGGTGGTCGTATTCAGTTCGGCGGTCTACAATGTCTTGGGCATCCAGAGAGGCCTAGCCGATGCGACCATAATCAACCCGACCGATCAGGTCCTCATGGCAAATAGCCTTCTGGAAGCATCTCTCTTGGGTAAATCACAAACCATGCTCTTTCCTTGCATTTCTAATGCGATTGTCATATGATATATTTAAGGAAGGAGGGATTGGGAGTTATtttattgaaataattttttctcgACATATCAGTATTTTAATGTGGACTATAGTATGGGCTGAGGCTTCAATGAGCTTCATAGGCCCAGCCACCACTATGACAGGATTGGACAAAACTTTTGGCTCATTGTCCCCAATTCCATGTTTTCTGCTTTCAAAGCCAAACCAAACGCACCATAGATAAGCTCTTGCAAACAAACCTGAGACTGTTAGGAACTTTCTTTCCATCTTTAGACCAGATCAAGTCGTTACTTTTGTACGTTTCAATGCGATACCGATCATATCCGGTCTGGTCCAATCAGCCCATTGATTTGATCCGATAGCAATGAGAtgcctctcttctctctttttttcccttcttcctcttttcgtTAATTGTAATCGTAACTGGTCAGGCTTTTCGAGCACGATGAGTCGAGCTCGAGGCTAACTCGGTTTCGAAGTGCCGGTGCAGGCTTCTCCCTATTCCTTGGGATATTGATAGACAGGTTGCATTACTACGTTAAGGAGCTCTACCTATTGAGGAACAACTTGGAAGCAaccaagaaatggaaaagagattATGTGGAGATGGATAGCATTGGATCATCAAAGGCCCCTCGTCAGACGAGGATTGAGCAAGCTCCAACGAAATCTAGCACGTGATTTGGGTGAAGAGAGAACGTGTGTTAATTAAATGTATATCGTCGCACTATATGTCCGTTAGCGGCTCGTCGAAATCCGAAGACGATTATAGCGCCGATGGGATTGCGAAGACCGAATTTATTGTCGTCTCAATTGTACATACAAAATACCAATTTGACTATGGCTCAAATCGTGCGGCATGAGTTGCTTTTCACTTAGCCATGTTCTTTTCTCATTGATCAATTAACGATTCAAATCGGACTTATTTAATGAACGgagataaataaaaagagacCCAGCATTGGCACATACCCAATGGTTGAATAATAAATATTGATGTGAGAATGAAGATCCCCATGAAAAATGAAGGCTTCAGATCTCATGAACTATCTGCATGAGGTTTAGCTAACTTAGAgcccgcatgaaaacacttcaaaattttcatttctctgccGGAAGCCCATTCGGCagaaaaatgcgtttgataaaaatctgatcgaagtagaaagccgtttgataaaaaatttgactTCCGGTTGTGTTTTTCAATTGCTCGGTGAAAAATTTTGTCTGATCGTATTTTGATTCTCAtccgagaagtaaaaaattttcacttctctcgGTCCCGAATGGATTATGTCGTGAACTCCTCTTCTCGATCCAGAAGCTGAAATTTATTTCGGTTGTCAAACGCATTTCTCAACCGTAAATCAACTTCAAGCGcgtaaattgaaaaatcaagttttgctcaaaagcaaaaggagaaaaaccAACTTCTTGCTAGAAGCGATTCTCAgttggagaagtgttttcatgtgGGCCCTTAATTTCATGTGTaagcttataaaaaaaagaagaagagagatttgcaaattttccaaagaaaaaaaagggattgaAAATGCCGTGCAACCTGCTCATTCGACATTTGCCAACAAATCCGTTGACCTCCTCCAAAGTCAAAGTCTTGTCTTATTCCCAGACCAAAATATCTTTGTATCCAATGTGGACCTGCTTTTCTAGAAACcaacctttttgtttttgtcgtcGAAATCTAGAAACCAACTTTGAGAGCTCTTTTGTAGGACGATGCTTGCAATGACGCCTTAACtcaaacaaaaactaaaaattaaattaaaaaaaattgaagcacACCTTCGCGACCAGTCAAAGGTTGAGCGAGGAGCACATAATGGATGATATTGTCAAATTAAACTTCATTCCTGAAtgcaagaggaaaaaaaaaacaaagaaaaaagagaagagattcCTAAATCTCGATCCAACACGAGTTCCGACCGATACTTTCTCGGCATGGGCAAGCGGATCCAATCATCGGTTCAATTGGACCCGAGACTATTAAACTTCGAATATTCAATCGATTTGACATTTCACACAAGCTAACCACATGACAGTGCAACTTAtcttgtcttaaaaaaaaaagagatagatTCGACGAGAAATCGGAACACGAGCAAAATTCGCGACGTACGGATGAAAGATGCCAAATGAATAAGATCAAGATCGGGGCAAGGGAGCCTACCAAAACCTCCGAATCCAATTCCCATTGTGATTGAGCTTGTTCTCCTCCATTCAATATCCACAAAAGCCAAAAGCGCAAAGAAAGCTGACTCTGTTCTTCCAATTGGGGCGTCCAAAACGGGCACGATTGGTCTGATCCCCACAACACGTTGACCCCAAAAAGTCAAAGCGcttcatctttttatttatttaatcatcttttttttatctattagttatttttgtttttggaaaaaaaaaggggctgaCTTTGTAAGAGTCTGGTGCTTAAATGAAGGGTCACGACTCGCTTGACTTCTGACAAGATGGGCGGTCGTGAAGAAAGGTCTCGACTTTTCTCGCGcccctcttttttattttttctttagtttcccAAAGTTGCGACGGTGGTGATGGCCGACGCTTGCAAAAGGCGTCCGTTCTCGAAACCGTTGGGCACCGGAGATATTGGTGGTCCGGCGAAGTCAACGGTGGTGGAGTAGCGAAACCCGTACGGCGTCGCATCCTAATGGCATGGTCAAAGCGGAGTAATTCCACGTGCCGAAATGAGTTCAATTCCCAAAGCTCCATCTCAATCTTCCGTCTTTTCCCTCGATTAGCTAGGTTTTAGCACACTTTCTTTACTTAATTCcttttgaaacaaagaaaaaaacacttGCAAAATGTAATTTAAAGCACAAGCATGTAAAGGACGATGTGCATCTAAGAAAATGTATTGGGAGGTTTTTAGTGAGCGTGTTATATTTACGAAAAACATATATGGGGTGGATCTCTTTAAATTTGACTGTCCAAATGTAGTTTTGGTGTATCGACCTTACCGATCGAAATTTGTTTACGGTCAAAGAAATTATTGATAATAATGAGAATTGTCATCGCATAGAGAGCTCTGGAACTCTTCCTCATCGATAGTTGAATCGATGATCCGAGCGCTATCGGTTGGTCACGAAATGTATATGCCTTCCTCTACACGATGGTCACTTCTCACTACGATCCACTCTTCATCCAATGCCCAATCAGTCAAACTCATGTCAGCTGATGAAGACTCACACTCCTCAATCAGCCTCTTCCTCCTATCCGTGACATGACTCCAAGAACACGAACACGAATCGGCAATACCGGAACCATTTCGGTTTCTCAGACTCTCCCACAACCCCAAAACCAATACCCCACTTGGTGAATTCCtcaaaaatgagtttcaatCGATACTTTCTCGTCATTGCAGATAGACCTAATCATCTATTCGATTGGATGTGCGTCCCGCTCTAACCATCAGCCCACACACTAAGCTGTCACCGGGATCATTAGATTTCAAAGATTTAACCGATATAACTTGTTACTTTGGTAAACACGGGACGACGGGCTTCCTAGTAAAGCTTCGAAGAATCGGAACAAGAACATAATTAGCGGTGCACAAATATGAGATGATTGTGATCGTCATTTCCAAATCTAATTCCCActttgtcctcctcctccattcgATGTCGCAAAAGCCAAAAGCACAAGGAAAGCTGACTTtgactttgtttctttttttttttttttgggtcaatgcTTTGTTCTTCCAATTGGTGCGTTCAAAATGGGCACAATCCGTCTCATTCCCACACCGTGTTGACCCCAAAAAGTGACAGCCCTTCGCGTCAGCACGCACCCTAGCTTTGGCCTCTTCcgctttttatttatatgtccatttatttatttcagaaaagaaaaggggttgACTTTGTAGGAGTTAGTGCCTAGCTGAAGGGCTACGATTCCCTCCACTTTGACGAGATCGGCGGTTGTCATGAGAAAGGCGTTGACCTTTTCTTGAGCACCCTTTTTCGGTTTCCCAAGTTGCGACGGTGACGGCCGGGCGCTTGCAAAAAGACTTGAAAAATCCGCCGGTTTGACGGAAGTAAACGGCGGGAGTAGCGAGCCCCGTACGCCGTTGCGCTCTTATGACGCGGTCAAAGAGGGATATGTATTTATTTTCCCGTGTTCCCATTTGAAGCTATGATTCCTAATACCATCTCCGTCAAACCTAAACAGCACCTGAACAGCAACGCGAAACGTCTATCTGCCGAAACGCTCGGTCGTTGTGTCTCGTTTCGTGATCTAGCTTTACTAAAATGCTAAGGACGTTTTCGCTTCGATAAAATCGAGTTCcgccggaaaaagaaaaagaaaagaaaagcatttcatttgaaaaaactaTTGTTGAAGGTAAATTTAAAACACAAACGACATCGATGAGCATCGAGAAAAAGGGCATCAAGGGGTTTTCGGCAAGTGCATTATGCTTACGACGGCACATCTAGACCGATAAATCTAGCGAGCCTCGCGTGGATCTGGCCAAATCGGACCGTCCAGGGAACTCAATAGGACAACCGGGAACTCAACTACTTTTCAGGCTGCAATCtgaagaggcaaaaaaaaaaacagagctttTAAATTCAGATGAAGAACTTGCAGTTGTGCCGAATCAGCAATTTCATTCTCTTCCTCGCAAGCGAGGACTCTTACTACATTACTGCTGTCCCTGAAATCAAATGAACCTTCTCTAAAATCTACACCaatgaagacaaaaaaagtATCAAGAGAATTATTAGGATAATGAGAATGGCCCTCGCGCAGAGAGCTCTCCAGCTCTTCCTCGTCGCTAGCCGGGTCGGTGATCGGGGCACTGTCGGTCGGTCGCGAAACGTATCTGACTTCCTCTTCGTGATTGTTACTTCTCACTGTGATCCACTCTTCGTCCAATGCCCGATCGGGTAAACTCTGATTGGCTGACGAAGACTGGTACTCCTCGATCAGGCTCTTCATCCTCTCTGTCGCGGGACTCCAAGAACACGAACACGAATCGACATCGCCGGAGCCGTTTCGGTTTCTCGGACTCTCCCACACATCCACCGAATCCCAGAACCCGGAATCCA from Rhodamnia argentea isolate NSW1041297 chromosome 2, ASM2092103v1, whole genome shotgun sequence encodes the following:
- the LOC125313698 gene encoding glycine-rich protein 5-like; amino-acid sequence: MVFKSVLVALLSALVCSAGVRKLEGQRPDPFEEEKTFFRSPRYGVGLGGGGGLGGGAGLGGSAGLGGGAGTRGGLGGGGGLGGGGGRGAGGGLVGGAGGGFGGGAGAVGGAGGGRAGGGFGGGAGGGVGGGFP
- the LOC115757308 gene encoding uncharacterized protein LOC115757308, which encodes MIHLLFGLAFLEMALVVVLLFKTPLRMLLMLGLDRLKRGRGRLVAGTVAMTMVVVFSSAVYNVLGIQRGLADATIINPTDQVLMANSLLEASLLGFSLFLGILIDRLHYYVKELYLLRNNLEATKKWKRDYVEMDSIGSSKAPRQTRIEQAPTKSST